The following coding sequences lie in one Lolium perenne isolate Kyuss_39 chromosome 2, Kyuss_2.0, whole genome shotgun sequence genomic window:
- the LOC127329376 gene encoding cystathionine gamma-synthase 1, chloroplastic-like, protein MYYLLEYVLVTPNFIVNAIVATLLALVPPGGHVVTTTECYSEARIFIRERLSKMGIRSTFVDLNDIETLKAVLDQGDVTLFYTDSPTNPHLKCIDIKLVAELCHLKGTLVCIDSTLASPINQKPLTLGADIVVHSATKYIAGHHDVIAGCISGSQELIKTIRAWHQDLGGAISPDAAYMIIRGLKTMALRVETQNRTSLRMARLLENHPKIEHVYYPGLKSSPWHHIAESQMTGFGGVVSFEVASDLHGVMRFIDALEIPFIATSLGGCESLVQQPAVMSFWGQSDEEKAKNGITDNLVRFSFGIEKFEDLRDDILQALEKM, encoded by the exons ATGTACTATCTGCTGGAGTatgtcttagtcactccaaatttcat tgtgaaCGCCATCGTCGCCACGCTGCTCGCCCTCGTGCCGCCAGGCGGCCACGTCGTGACCACGACCGAATGCTACAGCGAGGCGCGCATCTTCATCCGCGAAAGGCTCTCCAAAATGGGAATCAGG TCCACCTTCGTTGATCTGAACGACATCGAGACGCTGAAAGCCGTTCTTGACCAGGGTGAT GTGACACTCTTCTATACCGACTCTCCCACGAACCCCCACCTCAAGTGCATAGACATTAAACTCGTCGCCGAGCTGTGCCACCTGAAGGGTACCCTCGTGTGCATCGACAGCACGCTTGCCTCGCCGATCAACCAGAAGCCGCTCACCCTCGGCGCCGACATTGTCGTGCACTCCGCCACAAAGTACATCGCCGGCCATCACGAC GTTATCGCAGGATGCATCAGTGGCTCCCAGGAGCTCATCAAGACAATACGCGCATGGCACCAAGACCTCGGCGGCGCCATCAGTCCG GATGCGGCCTACATGATCATACGTGGGCTCAAGACAATGGCGCTGCGCGTGGAGACCCAAAACCGGACGTCTTTGCGCATGGCGCGCCTGCTCGAGAACCATCCGAAGATCGAACATGTGTACTACCCTGGGCTCAAGAGCAGCCCGTGGCACCACATCGCCGAGAGCCAGATGACTGGTTTTGGCGGCGTCGTCAGCTTTGAAGTGGCGTCGGACCTGCACGGCGTCATGAGGTTCATAGACGCGCTCGAGATACCCTTCATCGCAACATCGCTCGGCGGGTGCGAGAGCCTCGTGCAGCAGCCGGCGGTCATGTCCTTCTG GGGTCAGAGTGACGAGGAGAAGGCCAAGAATGGGATCACGGATAACTTGGTGAGGTTCAGTTTCGGGATTGAGAAGTTTGAGGATCTCAGGGATGACATTCTCCAAGCCCTGGAGAAGATGTAG